The following coding sequences lie in one Apium graveolens cultivar Ventura chromosome 1, ASM990537v1, whole genome shotgun sequence genomic window:
- the LOC141667014 gene encoding purine permease 3-like isoform X1, producing the protein MMMQALQNLSTMEDGVRSDNRSEGPEAKGMSKSMKRYLLVFNCLILSIGNCIAPLTNRLYSVKGGKRIWLMCALETAGFPFLAIPIIISYIYRRRKGGPKTKFCSISGVLILLCIVIGILIGADDYMDSAGVSRLPVSTYSLVLASQLGFTAFFAWILVKQKFTFLHFNAILLLTAGSVVLAFHTGSDLPAKESKADYILGFLMTLGAALLYGFVLPIIELLYKKAKQSITYSLVMEMQFFMALSATAFCFVGMYINKDFSAVPREAEKFELGKAMYYLVLMADAFLWQLFFLGAVGVIFCHSSLLSGILISALLPLSEVLAVFIFNEEFTPEKGMSLFLACWGSLSYFYEEYQSEKKKKRAAENEHKSIEVPGDINQEKSVAEVNDQASEIP; encoded by the exons ATGATGATGCAAGCTTTGCAAAAT CTATCCACGATGGAGGATGGTGTACGTTCTGACAATCGGTCGGAAGGACCAGAGGCAAAAGGCATGAGCAAAAGCATGAAAAGGTATCTGCTTGTGTTCAACTGCTTGATACTAAGTATAGGCAACTGTATCGCTCCCCTTACGAACAGGCTGTATTCTGTCAAAGGCGGAAAGAGAATTTGGTTGATGTGCGCTTTAGAAACAGCTGGTTTTCCATTTCTTGCGATTCCAATTATAATTTCTTATATATATCGGAGAAGGAAGGGAGGCCCGAAAACTAAATTTTGTTCGATCTCAGGAGTCCTCATCCTCCTCTGTATAGTCATAGGAATTCTCATCGGTGCGGATGATTACATGGACTCTGCCGGTGTTTCTCGTCTTCCTGTCTCCACTTATTCTCTTGTACTAGCCAGCCAACTAGGGTTCACCGCTTTTTTTGCCTGGATTCTTGTTAAGCAGAAGTTCACTTTCTTACACTTCAATGCTATATTATTGTTGACTGCTGGGTCTGTAGTCCTTGCATTTCATACAGGCTCTGATCTTCCTGCCAAGGAATCCAAAGCGGATTATATATTAGGATTTTTAATGACGCTTGGAGCTGCATTGTTGTATGGATTTGTCCTTCCAATAATAGAGCTCTTGTACAAGAAAGCTAAACAAAGCATTACTTATTCCCTTGTCATGGAGATGCAATTTTTTATGGCCCTTTCTGCTACTGCCTTTTGCTTCGTCGGGATGTATATTAATAAGGATTTTTCG GCGGTTCCCAGAGAGGCGGAGAAATTTGAGCTGGGCAAAGCGATGTATTATTTGGTACTAATGGCAGATGCATTTCTATGGCAACTATTTTTCTTGGGGGCAGTTGGAGTCATTTTCTGTCACAGTTCATTACTATCTGGCATACTAATATCAGCTCTGTTACCTCTTTCGGAGGTTTTGGCCGTTTTTATCTTTAATGAGGAATTTACACCTGAAAAGGGAATGTCTCTTTTTCTTGCTTGCTGGGGCTCCTTGTCTTACTTTTATGAAGAATATCAgtcagaaaagaaaaagaagcgCGCTGCAGAAAATGAACATAAATCCATCGAAGTACCTGGAGATATAAATCAAGAAAAGTCTGTCGCTGAAGTTAATGATCAAGCCTCAGAAATCCCTTGA
- the LOC141667014 gene encoding purine permease 3-like isoform X2, giving the protein MEDGVRSDNRSEGPEAKGMSKSMKRYLLVFNCLILSIGNCIAPLTNRLYSVKGGKRIWLMCALETAGFPFLAIPIIISYIYRRRKGGPKTKFCSISGVLILLCIVIGILIGADDYMDSAGVSRLPVSTYSLVLASQLGFTAFFAWILVKQKFTFLHFNAILLLTAGSVVLAFHTGSDLPAKESKADYILGFLMTLGAALLYGFVLPIIELLYKKAKQSITYSLVMEMQFFMALSATAFCFVGMYINKDFSAVPREAEKFELGKAMYYLVLMADAFLWQLFFLGAVGVIFCHSSLLSGILISALLPLSEVLAVFIFNEEFTPEKGMSLFLACWGSLSYFYEEYQSEKKKKRAAENEHKSIEVPGDINQEKSVAEVNDQASEIP; this is encoded by the exons ATGGAGGATGGTGTACGTTCTGACAATCGGTCGGAAGGACCAGAGGCAAAAGGCATGAGCAAAAGCATGAAAAGGTATCTGCTTGTGTTCAACTGCTTGATACTAAGTATAGGCAACTGTATCGCTCCCCTTACGAACAGGCTGTATTCTGTCAAAGGCGGAAAGAGAATTTGGTTGATGTGCGCTTTAGAAACAGCTGGTTTTCCATTTCTTGCGATTCCAATTATAATTTCTTATATATATCGGAGAAGGAAGGGAGGCCCGAAAACTAAATTTTGTTCGATCTCAGGAGTCCTCATCCTCCTCTGTATAGTCATAGGAATTCTCATCGGTGCGGATGATTACATGGACTCTGCCGGTGTTTCTCGTCTTCCTGTCTCCACTTATTCTCTTGTACTAGCCAGCCAACTAGGGTTCACCGCTTTTTTTGCCTGGATTCTTGTTAAGCAGAAGTTCACTTTCTTACACTTCAATGCTATATTATTGTTGACTGCTGGGTCTGTAGTCCTTGCATTTCATACAGGCTCTGATCTTCCTGCCAAGGAATCCAAAGCGGATTATATATTAGGATTTTTAATGACGCTTGGAGCTGCATTGTTGTATGGATTTGTCCTTCCAATAATAGAGCTCTTGTACAAGAAAGCTAAACAAAGCATTACTTATTCCCTTGTCATGGAGATGCAATTTTTTATGGCCCTTTCTGCTACTGCCTTTTGCTTCGTCGGGATGTATATTAATAAGGATTTTTCG GCGGTTCCCAGAGAGGCGGAGAAATTTGAGCTGGGCAAAGCGATGTATTATTTGGTACTAATGGCAGATGCATTTCTATGGCAACTATTTTTCTTGGGGGCAGTTGGAGTCATTTTCTGTCACAGTTCATTACTATCTGGCATACTAATATCAGCTCTGTTACCTCTTTCGGAGGTTTTGGCCGTTTTTATCTTTAATGAGGAATTTACACCTGAAAAGGGAATGTCTCTTTTTCTTGCTTGCTGGGGCTCCTTGTCTTACTTTTATGAAGAATATCAgtcagaaaagaaaaagaagcgCGCTGCAGAAAATGAACATAAATCCATCGAAGTACCTGGAGATATAAATCAAGAAAAGTCTGTCGCTGAAGTTAATGATCAAGCCTCAGAAATCCCTTGA